A window of Bradyrhizobium sp. AZCC 1719 genomic DNA:
CACGGCGACCAGGTCTTGGTGGCGGACCAGGTGGATCGCGGCGCCGTCGACGCCGACGAGGCCGGCCGCCTGGGTCGGATTGAACGGGCGCGCGACCGCGTAAGTATAGCTCGCTGTGCTCATCGCCGTGCCTCCAGAGTGGCGGTTTCCAGCGCCCTGATCTTCTTGCGCAACCGCGCGTTCTCGGCCGCGAGCGGCCGCGGCCGTGGCTGGGAAAGCGCCGGATCGTGCTCCCACCAGTCGATCCCCATCGCCTTGGCCTTGTCCACCGACGCGACCAACAGCCGGAGCTTGATGGTTAGAAGCTCGATGTCGAGCAGGTTGATCTTGATGTCGCCGGCGATGATCAGCCCTTTGTCCAGAACCCGCTCCAGAATGTCAGCCAGGTTCGGCGAAGCATCCTGGCGTCCGTGCCACAAGCCTTGTTCCATCATGCGATCATTCCTCGCTTTTGTCCCTCGTCCAGCCGGTCGAGGATCTCGTCCTCGCGTCGATCGAATTCCTCGGCATCGATCAACCCTTGATCCAGTTGCCGCGAAAGCTCGGCCAGCTCGCGCCGGATGGCTGCCGGGCCGCAATGCTGTTCGGCAGCGGCGTCGACCACCCGGTCGATGGTCCACAGCGCGAAGCGGGCCGGCGCGAGCGGCAGCAACAAGACATGCGACAGGAGTCCCACCGCCACGGCCCTCACACGTCCGCTTCGTTGCCGACGAAGCTGTATGGTGGCAAGGGCCC
This region includes:
- a CDS encoding gas vesicle protein, which produces MMEQGLWHGRQDASPNLADILERVLDKGLIIAGDIKINLLDIELLTIKLRLLVASVDKAKAMGIDWWEHDPALSQPRPRPLAAENARLRKKIRALETATLEARR
- a CDS encoding gas vesicle protein GvpG, producing MLLPLAPARFALWTIDRVVDAAAEQHCGPAAIRRELAELSRQLDQGLIDAEEFDRREDEILDRLDEGQKRGMIA